One genomic segment of Chloroflexota bacterium includes these proteins:
- the lexA gene encoding repressor LexA, protein MEELSPRQKRILDFLFEYAKEHEFPPTIREIAEALDISSTSVVKHHLDTLERKGYIERMRDIARGIILKVQRQGEENLPCVRLPISGVIVANSPVPLPDPDFPMFDSDESVTLTRELMPEFVGDPRRLFALKVKGDSMIDALINDGDIVVMLRDAEPRNGDMVAAWIKSSGETTLKRYFREGKDRVRLQPENPTVQPIFVHAGDLEVQGKVVMVVRHLT, encoded by the coding sequence ATGGAAGAATTATCCCCTCGCCAGAAGCGAATCCTGGATTTCCTGTTTGAATACGCTAAAGAACACGAGTTCCCGCCAACTATCCGCGAGATCGCCGAGGCGCTCGATATTTCATCTACCTCAGTAGTCAAGCACCATTTGGACACCCTGGAGCGCAAAGGTTACATTGAGCGAATGCGGGACATCGCCCGGGGCATTATCTTGAAAGTGCAACGCCAGGGAGAGGAGAACCTGCCTTGTGTGCGTTTGCCAATATCCGGTGTGATCGTTGCCAACAGCCCTGTACCACTGCCCGATCCTGATTTCCCCATGTTCGATTCAGATGAGTCCGTTACGCTGACTCGCGAACTCATGCCCGAATTTGTCGGAGACCCCCGCAGGCTTTTTGCGCTCAAGGTGAAAGGTGACTCTATGATCGACGCACTCATTAATGATGGTGATATTGTAGTCATGTTGCGGGACGCGGAGCCGCGCAATGGCGATATGGTAGCGGCATGGATCAAAAGCAGTGGCGAAACTACGCTCAAGCGCTACTTCCGCGAAGGTAAGGACCGGGTACGTTTACAGCCAGAGAACCCAACTGTGCAACCGATCTTTGTGCACGCTGGTGATCTCGAGGTCCAGGGCAAGGTCGTAATGGTTGTTCGCCATCTTACCTGA
- a CDS encoding FadR family transcriptional regulator — MEQRKSPQLNFLKVGPIRLFEQVAEQIRALIVEGHLQPGDKLPSELELSEALGVSRASIREALRALESKGLIEVRSGAGAFVASRPFSLFSASSEAVEWLIKQRESLLQLLEVRESVEGLTASLAAASVSSELLEKLGQVVREQEKLSGTLSALDRQVELDIRFHELIAEASGNTIAEEIVDAIVARFCDSNRAILYLNKGNLEKTITEHRRVIEALASGDRVKAEAAMRAHIARVRADIEKVEQESEQ, encoded by the coding sequence ATGGAGCAGAGGAAGAGCCCACAATTAAACTTTTTGAAGGTAGGGCCAATTCGCCTTTTCGAGCAGGTTGCCGAGCAGATTCGCGCTCTCATAGTTGAGGGACATCTGCAACCAGGGGATAAACTGCCCAGTGAGTTGGAGCTCAGCGAAGCACTCGGTGTCAGCCGGGCGTCTATCCGTGAGGCATTGCGTGCGTTAGAGTCGAAAGGGTTAATTGAAGTTAGATCTGGGGCGGGTGCGTTTGTCGCATCACGCCCCTTTTCGTTGTTCTCCGCCTCGAGCGAAGCCGTCGAGTGGCTGATAAAACAGCGCGAGTCATTGCTGCAACTCCTTGAAGTCCGAGAAAGCGTGGAAGGCTTAACGGCCTCTTTGGCAGCAGCCTCTGTGTCCAGCGAATTGCTGGAAAAATTGGGTCAGGTTGTTCGAGAGCAGGAAAAATTGTCGGGGACACTGTCTGCTCTCGATCGGCAGGTCGAGTTAGACATCCGTTTTCACGAACTCATCGCTGAGGCGAGTGGTAATACCATAGCAGAAGAGATCGTGGATGCGATTGTGGCCCGTTTTTGCGATAGCAACCGTGCAATACTGTATCTTAACAAGGGAAACCTCGAGAAGACCATAACGGAACATCGTCGCGTCATCGAGGCCCTGGCTTCTGGAGATCGCGTCAAAGCCGAGGCCGCTATGCGCGCCCACATAGCCAGGGTGCGAGCAGACATCGAAAAAGTAGAGCAGGAATCGGAACAGTAA
- the pyrB gene encoding aspartate carbamoyltransferase: MPTRQCVSHVNNATLFYEPSTRTRLSFESAMLRLGGQVLSVAEATASSSAAKGETLYDTGKMIESYADVAVIRHPRKGSAAELAEGASIPVINAGDGAGQHPTQALLDLYTIRKEKGRLEGLTVALAGDLKYGRTVHSLAPLLAYFGTRLFFVAPPELAMPAEITAGLRERGVEVVETSDLSDAVRVSDVLYMTRLQKERFTDLAQYEALKGSYIVNREVIDRAKPGLTVMHPLPRVDEIAPEVDSYPGAAYFRQAANGVPVRMALLALVTGQA, translated from the coding sequence ATGCCGACGAGGCAATGTGTGAGTCACGTAAATAACGCGACCCTTTTCTACGAACCCTCCACTCGAACCAGACTCTCATTTGAAAGCGCTATGCTGCGACTCGGTGGTCAGGTGCTTTCTGTAGCCGAAGCCACGGCCTCAAGTAGTGCTGCCAAAGGAGAAACCCTCTACGACACGGGCAAGATGATCGAGAGCTATGCCGATGTTGCGGTTATTCGGCATCCCCGGAAGGGAAGCGCCGCAGAGCTGGCCGAAGGCGCCAGTATCCCGGTCATCAACGCTGGCGATGGCGCAGGCCAGCACCCTACGCAGGCCCTGCTGGACCTCTACACGATACGGAAAGAGAAGGGCAGGCTCGAGGGTTTGACAGTGGCGCTTGCCGGTGACCTAAAGTATGGTCGCACCGTCCATTCCCTGGCGCCATTACTGGCATACTTCGGTACGCGTCTCTTCTTTGTTGCGCCGCCAGAACTGGCGATGCCAGCGGAGATCACCGCCGGGTTGCGTGAGCGAGGTGTCGAAGTCGTGGAGACGAGTGATTTGAGTGATGCAGTGCGTGTGAGTGACGTACTGTATATGACGCGCCTGCAGAAGGAACGTTTTACTGATCTTGCTCAGTATGAGGCACTGAAGGGTTCATATATCGTGAATAGAGAGGTGATCGACCGTGCCAAGCCTGGGTTGACCGTGATGCACCCTCTGCCGCGGGTAGATGAGATCGCGCCAGAAGTGGATAGTTATCCCGGTGCTGCATATTTCCGTCAGGCCGCCAACGGTGTGCCGGTCCGCATGGCCTTGTTGGCTTTGGTTACTGGTCAAGCATGA
- a CDS encoding amidohydrolase family protein — MKVEKVDLVVRSGKIVRSDGIFEAGIAVKDGKIVAIGEDYLLPKASQTIDAKGKFVLAGVIDPHVHMREPGIVEREDWITGTMAAAAGGVTTVLDHPNTIPPVNCARNLLAKKELVAGKALVDFVYLVGMALRALRT, encoded by the coding sequence GTGAAAGTGGAGAAGGTGGATTTAGTAGTCAGATCAGGAAAAATCGTCCGCTCAGATGGCATTTTCGAGGCAGGGATAGCGGTTAAGGATGGGAAGATCGTCGCTATCGGGGAAGATTATTTGCTCCCTAAAGCCAGCCAAACGATAGATGCCAAAGGCAAATTTGTGCTGGCGGGTGTGATTGACCCCCACGTGCACATGAGAGAGCCTGGGATTGTGGAAAGGGAGGATTGGATCACAGGCACCATGGCTGCTGCCGCAGGAGGGGTTACCACTGTGTTGGATCACCCCAATACTATACCCCCGGTGAACTGTGCCAGAAATTTGCTAGCCAAAAAAGAACTAGTTGCTGGCAAAGCACTGGTTGATTTTGTCTATTTGGTGGGAATGGCGCTACGAGCATTGAGAACATAG
- a CDS encoding amidohydrolase family protein, with protein sequence MAFKTFLWPYPDRKDEFEGLTCTDDDTLLDIFEEVSKTGLIQSLHAESKPIVDHYTKKLVRAGRRKPIDHEDSRPVLAEVEAVSRVVLFAIETGVRLNIPHISSGSAAAIVREAKKRGYRNITAETCPQYLCLTKERMLEVGPYAKVNPPLRSREEQEKLWECLLDGTIDTIGSDHAPLLPEHKERGWEDIFAAPAGSAAVEFSLPVMLTAVHQGRIDLQTLTKLMSENVAKLYGLYPQKGVIQVGSDADLVIVDMGREMTIDRRRAQTKQKDAARMFDGWRVVGVPIMTIVRGAVVMCDGEIVGRPGYGKFISPLKAR encoded by the coding sequence GTGGCCTTCAAAACTTTCCTGTGGCCTTATCCTGACCGCAAAGACGAGTTCGAGGGCCTTACGTGCACCGATGATGATACCCTCCTCGACATTTTTGAGGAGGTGTCAAAGACAGGCCTGATCCAGTCTTTGCATGCAGAGAGCAAGCCCATTGTGGATCATTACACCAAAAAACTCGTTCGCGCAGGCCGCAGAAAGCCTATAGACCATGAAGACTCCAGGCCGGTTTTAGCAGAAGTGGAAGCCGTTTCTCGAGTCGTGCTTTTCGCTATCGAAACCGGAGTGAGGCTTAACATCCCTCACATCAGCAGCGGATCAGCTGCAGCAATAGTGAGAGAGGCAAAAAAGAGGGGTTATCGGAATATCACTGCCGAAACATGCCCTCAATATCTTTGTTTGACCAAAGAGCGCATGTTGGAGGTAGGGCCTTATGCTAAAGTGAATCCTCCTCTCCGCTCTCGAGAGGAGCAAGAAAAACTCTGGGAGTGTCTGCTGGACGGTACGATTGATACCATAGGCAGCGATCACGCCCCCCTTTTGCCAGAGCACAAAGAGAGAGGGTGGGAAGATATTTTTGCTGCACCGGCCGGTAGTGCGGCGGTGGAATTTTCTCTACCAGTGATGCTCACCGCAGTTCATCAAGGCCGAATCGACCTGCAAACTCTCACCAAACTAATGTCTGAAAACGTGGCCAAACTCTACGGACTGTACCCACAGAAGGGAGTCATTCAGGTTGGCTCCGACGCCGATTTAGTTATCGTGGACATGGGAAGAGAAATGACCATCGACCGACGCAGGGCACAGACCAAACAAAAAGATGCTGCACGCATGTTCGATGGCTGGCGTGTAGTGGGTGTCCCAATTATGACCATTGTCCGAGGTGCTGTGGTCAT